In Devosia sp. 1566, a single genomic region encodes these proteins:
- the pabB gene encoding aminodeoxychorismate synthase component I, protein MFAPGSVLLHDNLAPDGTNLLFTDPHAILVAHTSEEARRALAELERAKQQGFWAAGFLSYELGFLFEERLEPLLPERSPFPLLWLGLYSAPQRLSAGEVDQRLDSAIPGQGAEALDLVPSRPFADYAPGFGQVQQWIGAGDTYQVNLTFKARFRLEGHPAALYRDLARKQQVAYGALINTGEHWILSRSPELFVASTGGTLSARPMKGTRRRAGTIAQDEAGRAALAADPKNRAENLMIVDLLRNDLSRISAVGSVEVTDLFSVQTLRTLHTMTSGITAQRLPDVSTTQLLAQLFPCGSITGAPKLRAMEIIAAVEAEPRGLYTGSIGYFAPNGDLTLNVAIRTAVIDGEGQGEIGIGGGVVADSAAEDEYEEALLKMAFLADKSPPICLIETLRWTNITSFWLLERHLDRIAASAQYFNMPFDRYAATSLLTKTAAGWSEPAMRVRLTLEQVAGLGLSATPLPANPALFRFAVAEERLDSGSLWLAHKTTNRAFYDEPRQRAAAALGVDEIVFLNERGELTEGSITSLFLRRGGVLLTPPLEAGLLPGTLRAELLATGAAREARLTLDDLASANAIYLGNSVRGLLRASWIHRPSKDAT, encoded by the coding sequence ATGTTCGCTCCCGGCTCAGTGCTGCTCCACGACAATCTCGCGCCCGACGGCACCAATCTGCTGTTCACGGACCCGCACGCCATCCTTGTGGCCCATACCAGCGAGGAAGCCCGAAGGGCCCTGGCGGAACTGGAACGAGCCAAGCAGCAGGGCTTCTGGGCCGCGGGGTTTCTGAGCTATGAGCTCGGATTTTTGTTTGAAGAGCGCCTCGAGCCTCTTCTGCCCGAGCGCTCGCCTTTTCCCCTGCTTTGGCTTGGCCTCTACAGCGCGCCCCAACGCTTGTCCGCCGGGGAAGTAGACCAACGCCTCGACAGCGCCATACCCGGGCAGGGCGCAGAAGCCCTCGACCTCGTCCCCAGCCGCCCCTTTGCCGATTACGCCCCCGGCTTTGGGCAAGTGCAGCAATGGATCGGCGCCGGCGACACCTATCAGGTCAACCTCACCTTCAAGGCCCGCTTCCGCCTTGAAGGCCACCCCGCCGCGCTTTATCGCGATCTCGCGCGCAAGCAGCAGGTTGCCTATGGCGCGCTCATCAACACCGGCGAGCACTGGATCTTGTCGCGCTCGCCCGAACTTTTTGTCGCCAGCACCGGCGGCACGCTGTCCGCTCGCCCGATGAAGGGCACGCGGCGGCGCGCCGGCACCATTGCACAGGACGAAGCGGGTCGCGCGGCCCTCGCCGCCGATCCCAAGAACCGCGCCGAAAACCTGATGATCGTTGATCTCCTGCGCAACGATCTGTCCCGCATCAGCGCCGTGGGCTCGGTCGAGGTCACCGACCTCTTTTCCGTGCAAACCCTGCGCACCCTCCACACCATGACCTCGGGCATCACCGCGCAGCGCTTGCCTGATGTGTCCACCACCCAGCTCCTCGCCCAGCTCTTTCCCTGCGGCTCCATCACCGGGGCGCCAAAACTGCGGGCCATGGAAATCATCGCCGCGGTGGAGGCCGAACCGCGCGGGCTTTACACCGGCTCGATCGGCTATTTCGCCCCCAACGGAGACCTCACGCTCAACGTCGCCATCCGCACCGCCGTGATCGACGGGGAGGGACAGGGGGAAATCGGCATCGGCGGGGGCGTCGTCGCCGACTCGGCGGCCGAGGACGAATATGAGGAAGCACTGCTGAAAATGGCTTTTCTTGCGGACAAGAGCCCACCCATCTGCCTGATCGAAACCCTGCGTTGGACCAACATCACGAGCTTTTGGCTGCTCGAGCGCCATCTCGATCGCATCGCCGCTTCTGCGCAATATTTCAACATGCCGTTCGACCGGTACGCCGCCACAAGCCTTCTCACCAAAACCGCTGCCGGCTGGAGCGAGCCGGCCATGCGAGTGCGCCTTACTCTCGAGCAGGTGGCGGGGCTCGGCCTTTCCGCCACCCCGTTGCCGGCCAACCCAGCGCTGTTCCGCTTCGCGGTTGCTGAGGAGCGGCTCGATTCCGGCTCGCTCTGGCTGGCGCATAAAACCACCAACCGCGCTTTTTACGACGAGCCGCGCCAGCGCGCCGCGGCCGCGCTTGGCGTCGATGAAATCGTCTTTCTCAACGAGCGCGGCGAGCTGACAGAAGGCTCCATCACCTCGCTGTTCCTGCGGCGGGGCGGCGTGCTCCTCACCCCGCCGCTCGAGGCCGGCTTGCTGCCCGGCACCTTGCGTGCTGAACTGCTCGCAACCGGCGCAGCCAGGGAGGCGCGCCTGACCCTTGATGACCTGGCAAGCGCCAACGCCATTTATCTCGGCAATTCCGTGCGCGGCTTGCTCCGCGCCAGCTGGATTCACCGCCCAAGCAAGGATGCGACATGA
- the grpE gene encoding nucleotide exchange factor GrpE → MSDENTSPSEEFEIETPVPESEVDPVEALRAENAELKDRVLRTAAEMENLRKRMERDIADTRSYAISGFARDMLSATDALSRALMVLPPEARESGDATTKSLIEGIEMTEREMQRLLAKHGVKPIEAEGQKFDPHKHQAMFEVPDPSHPEGTVVQVVQTGFAIGDRVLRPAMVGVAKGGPRAAEGAETVDKSA, encoded by the coding sequence ATGAGCGACGAAAACACCTCGCCCAGCGAAGAATTCGAGATCGAAACGCCCGTACCGGAAAGCGAAGTGGATCCCGTGGAAGCCTTGCGCGCCGAGAATGCCGAGCTCAAGGACCGGGTGCTGCGCACGGCAGCGGAAATGGAAAACCTGCGCAAGCGCATGGAACGCGATATTGCCGATACGCGCTCCTATGCCATTTCGGGGTTTGCCCGCGACATGCTCTCGGCCACCGATGCACTGAGCCGGGCGCTGATGGTGCTGCCGCCCGAAGCGCGCGAATCGGGCGATGCCACGACCAAGTCCCTGATCGAGGGCATCGAGATGACCGAGCGCGAAATGCAGCGCCTGCTGGCCAAGCATGGCGTCAAGCCGATCGAAGCCGAAGGGCAGAAGTTCGATCCGCACAAGCACCAGGCGATGTTTGAAGTGCCCGATCCCAGCCATCCCGAAGGGACGGTGGTGCAGGTAGTGCAGACCGGCTTTGCCATCGGCGATCGCGTGCTGCGCCCGGCGATGGTTGGTGTGGCCAAGGGTGGCCCACGCGCCGCAGAAGGCGCCGAAACGGTTGATAAATCAGCCTGA
- the pncA gene encoding bifunctional nicotinamidase/pyrazinamidase, with amino-acid sequence MTFDITPHDVLIVVDVQNDFLPGGSLAVPSGDEIVPLINQLARRFTHVVLTQDWHPADHISFASQHPGTQPFQTIELPYGTQVLWPDHCVWDTHGAQISADLDIPHAQLTIRKGYNRGVDSYSGFQEADRRTRTGLGGYLAERRLAKIYVAGLATDFCVAWTALDAAEAGLDVSVIEDASRAIDSNGSLQQAWTQMGAAGIGRLMSRDILG; translated from the coding sequence ATGACCTTCGACATCACCCCGCATGACGTTCTGATCGTGGTGGATGTGCAAAATGATTTCCTGCCCGGCGGCAGCCTTGCCGTGCCCAGCGGTGACGAAATTGTGCCGCTGATCAACCAGCTGGCCCGCCGCTTTACCCATGTGGTGCTGACCCAGGACTGGCACCCCGCCGATCACATCTCCTTTGCCAGCCAGCATCCCGGCACCCAACCCTTCCAAACCATCGAGCTGCCCTATGGCACCCAGGTTCTGTGGCCCGACCATTGCGTTTGGGACACCCATGGGGCGCAGATTTCGGCCGATCTCGATATTCCCCATGCGCAGCTGACCATCCGCAAAGGTTATAACCGCGGCGTCGATTCCTATTCCGGCTTCCAGGAAGCCGACCGCCGCACCCGCACCGGCCTTGGCGGCTATCTCGCCGAACGGCGTCTCGCCAAGATCTATGTTGCGGGTCTCGCCACCGATTTCTGCGTCGCCTGGACCGCGCTCGATGCCGCCGAGGCTGGCCTCGATGTCAGCGTGATCGAAGACGCCAGCCGCGCCATCGACAGCAATGGTTCACTGCAACAAGCCTGGACCCAGATGGGTGCCGCCGGCATCGGCCGCCTGATGAGCAGGGATATTTTGGGGTAA